Proteins encoded within one genomic window of Alteribacter populi:
- a CDS encoding NAD(P)-dependent oxidoreductase, with translation MEKIAVIGLGNMGLPMSSNLIESGYTVYGSDLNADAEASFQQAGGAIGASIPSLGQNCDVIITSLPSTDAVESIFLGDEGLVRNSHPNTVLIDTSTVTPETNSKIEKAAKKNGIDYLASPVSGGVVGALNRTLTFMIGGPREAYEKALPVLDTLGENVVHISEKIESGTVTKLINNLLIGFYTAGVSEALNLAKQSDLDLDQLFTILNVSYGQSRIYERNYKSFIASDQYEPGFSLKLLNKDLRFALDLAEKKELDLPISKALFSMYEEVEKNGFGEKDMSVLYRKISEQTPSLLSGKEMME, from the coding sequence ATGGAAAAAATAGCGGTTATTGGACTTGGGAACATGGGGCTCCCGATGTCTAGTAATTTAATCGAATCCGGCTATACTGTTTATGGTTCTGATTTAAATGCGGACGCTGAAGCTTCTTTTCAACAAGCAGGGGGGGCGATTGGCGCTTCCATTCCTTCTTTGGGACAAAATTGTGATGTTATTATAACAAGCTTACCATCTACTGATGCAGTAGAGTCCATTTTTTTAGGAGACGAGGGACTCGTTAGAAACAGCCACCCGAATACCGTACTCATTGACACGAGTACGGTCACTCCGGAAACTAATAGTAAAATTGAAAAAGCTGCTAAAAAAAATGGCATTGATTACTTAGCTTCACCTGTCAGCGGAGGCGTTGTCGGTGCGCTCAATCGAACACTAACGTTCATGATCGGTGGTCCAAGAGAAGCCTATGAGAAAGCATTACCGGTATTGGATACATTAGGCGAAAATGTTGTCCATATTAGTGAAAAAATTGAAAGTGGAACGGTTACAAAACTCATTAACAATCTCCTCATCGGTTTTTATACGGCAGGGGTAAGTGAAGCACTTAACCTAGCGAAACAAAGTGATTTAGACTTAGATCAATTGTTTACTATTTTAAATGTTAGTTATGGTCAAAGTCGAATTTACGAACGGAATTACAAAAGCTTTATAGCAAGCGATCAATATGAACCCGGCTTCTCTTTAAAGCTTTTGAACAAGGATTTACGGTTTGCGCTAGATTTGGCAGAGAAGAAGGAACTAGATTTACCAATAAGTAAGGCGTTGTTTTCAATGTACGAAGAAGTGGAGAAA
- a CDS encoding acyl-CoA dehydrogenase family protein, which translates to MDELALHSLSHETSVDLFTPEDFSDEDHLISKTTELYVNQEVVPQLQSLEQHNYGIARKLFEKAGELGLLGIEVPEACGGLSLNKKISGLVAEKMGYGGSFGVAFNIHAGVGTLPYVYFGTEEQKQKYLSKLSSGVWIGAYALTESNAGSDALNPKTSAVQNDEGTAWVLNGEKQWITNAHIADVYVVFAKTAKGMTAFIVERTFQGVSIGSEEKKMGIKGSSTATLILEDVLIPNENVLGEVGEGHHIALNILNMARLKLAFANIGSAKQALQLSVKYAKERKQFKKPIADFTIIQEKIANMTTSIYGAESATYRTAGVLDEVIQLADNGDNINKKIANYAMECAINKVKCSEVLGRVVDEAVQIHGGYGYMEENEVERLYRDARISRIFEGTNEINRLTIAKSLLKKFRQSRFTTTDMTSETNSDRNGQYIQLSKQLLNQSLKAFSVSGLKVEKEQELLRILADTMSDLYVMESSYLRTEKAKAKNGPEKEKIKQLMTNVLCEEGFRRVEKAVISFISGIVSNEEDKKSLLNEVRHLHIPLYNNLFSYKREIAKEITDRAR; encoded by the coding sequence ATGGATGAATTAGCGCTTCATTCTTTATCACATGAGACGAGTGTTGATCTTTTTACGCCGGAAGATTTCAGCGACGAAGATCATCTCATATCGAAAACAACAGAACTATATGTAAACCAAGAAGTTGTCCCTCAATTACAGTCTCTAGAGCAACACAATTATGGGATCGCCCGCAAACTATTTGAAAAAGCAGGAGAGCTTGGTTTACTAGGGATCGAAGTTCCAGAGGCATGTGGAGGATTGTCCTTAAATAAAAAAATATCAGGCCTTGTAGCAGAAAAAATGGGTTATGGTGGATCATTTGGCGTTGCATTTAATATTCATGCTGGTGTCGGTACATTACCATACGTTTATTTCGGAACGGAGGAACAAAAACAAAAATATTTATCTAAGCTTTCCTCAGGGGTTTGGATTGGCGCCTATGCATTAACGGAATCAAATGCAGGCTCTGATGCATTAAACCCAAAAACGAGCGCTGTGCAAAATGATGAGGGCACAGCGTGGGTACTGAATGGAGAAAAGCAGTGGATTACGAATGCCCATATTGCTGATGTATATGTCGTCTTCGCAAAAACAGCAAAAGGCATGACGGCTTTCATCGTTGAAAGAACGTTTCAAGGTGTATCTATTGGTTCAGAAGAAAAGAAGATGGGGATTAAAGGATCTTCTACAGCAACGCTCATATTAGAAGATGTTTTAATACCAAATGAAAATGTACTTGGAGAAGTTGGTGAAGGTCATCATATTGCACTAAATATATTAAACATGGCACGTCTTAAGCTTGCGTTTGCGAATATTGGTTCGGCTAAACAGGCACTTCAATTGTCAGTTAAGTATGCGAAAGAACGGAAGCAGTTTAAAAAGCCCATCGCCGATTTTACAATTATTCAAGAAAAAATCGCAAATATGACTACCTCTATATACGGAGCGGAAAGTGCTACGTACCGAACAGCTGGTGTGTTAGATGAGGTGATCCAATTAGCAGATAACGGCGATAACATAAACAAAAAGATCGCCAATTATGCGATGGAATGTGCGATTAACAAAGTGAAGTGTTCAGAAGTGCTTGGTAGAGTTGTAGATGAAGCCGTTCAAATACATGGTGGATATGGCTATATGGAAGAAAACGAAGTAGAACGGTTATATCGAGATGCTAGAATTAGTCGCATCTTTGAAGGTACAAACGAAATTAATCGTTTGACAATCGCAAAATCGTTGTTGAAGAAATTCCGGCAATCTCGATTTACAACAACAGACATGACAAGTGAAACAAACAGTGATCGAAATGGACAGTACATTCAACTATCTAAACAATTACTTAACCAATCCTTAAAAGCGTTTTCTGTATCTGGTCTTAAGGTTGAGAAAGAGCAAGAATTGTTACGAATATTAGCTGATACGATGAGCGATTTGTATGTAATGGAGTCGTCCTATTTGCGCACAGAAAAAGCTAAAGCAAAAAATGGTCCGGAAAAAGAGAAGATCAAGCAATTGATGACAAATGTTTTATGTGAGGAAGGCTTCCGTAGAGTGGAAAAGGCCGTCATCTCTTTTATATCTGGGATCGTATCGAATGAAGAGGATAAAAAGAGCCTGCTAAATGAAGTCCGTCATCTTCATATTCCTCTATACAACAATCTATTTTCGTATAAACGAGAGATTGCAAAAGAGATCACCGATCGAGCTCGATAA
- the prpB gene encoding methylisocitrate lyase, which yields MAWIVDQQVTQKELADQFRSLISSPEILQIPGAHDAMAALVAKSAGFSALYLSGAAYTASRGLPDLGIVTSTEMADRARDLVRATNLPVLVDIDTGFGGVLNVARTAREMMEANVAAVQIEDQQLPKKCGHLNGKQLISTEEMVQKIKTIKEVAPDMVVVARTDSRGVEGLDSAIDRATAYIKAGADAIFPEALQSEEEFRVFSNKITAPLLANMTEFGKTPYYTAEQFASMGFQMVIYPVTSLRVAAKAYEDVFQMIKKQGSQKDRLSKMQTRSELYETISYYKFEDLDSEIAKTVIPDEH from the coding sequence ATGGCTTGGATAGTAGATCAACAGGTAACACAAAAAGAGCTGGCAGATCAATTTCGTTCGCTAATATCATCTCCAGAAATCCTGCAAATTCCAGGTGCTCATGATGCGATGGCTGCCTTAGTTGCAAAAAGTGCAGGGTTTTCGGCACTTTATTTATCAGGAGCAGCCTATACAGCTAGTCGCGGTTTACCGGATTTGGGTATTGTCACGTCAACAGAAATGGCAGATCGAGCTCGAGATCTTGTACGAGCTACAAATCTGCCTGTCCTTGTTGATATCGATACTGGCTTTGGAGGTGTATTGAATGTCGCACGTACAGCTAGAGAAATGATGGAAGCAAATGTAGCAGCCGTTCAAATTGAAGACCAGCAGCTTCCCAAAAAATGTGGACACTTAAACGGAAAACAGCTCATTTCAACAGAAGAGATGGTACAAAAAATAAAAACGATTAAAGAAGTAGCACCAGATATGGTTGTCGTAGCACGGACAGATTCTCGAGGTGTTGAAGGCTTAGATTCCGCTATCGATAGGGCAACAGCATACATTAAAGCAGGTGCAGATGCCATTTTTCCCGAGGCGCTCCAGTCAGAAGAGGAATTTCGCGTATTTTCAAATAAAATAACGGCACCATTGCTTGCGAATATGACCGAATTTGGAAAAACACCTTATTATACGGCAGAACAATTTGCAAGCATGGGATTTCAGATGGTGATCTATCCAGTCACATCACTTCGAGTTGCCGCTAAAGCATACGAAGACGTGTTTCAAATGATTAAAAAGCAAGGCTCTCAAAAGGATCGCCTTTCAAAGATGCAAACGAGAAGTGAATTGTATGAAACGATTTCCTATTATAAATTTGAGGACTTAGATAGTGAGATAGCCAAAACAGTTATACCTGATGAACATTGA
- a CDS encoding bifunctional 2-methylcitrate dehydratase/aconitate hydratase, producing MLQLNEQTNVDRLLEEITDYVLHEEITSSEAFDTARYVLLDTLGCGVLALDYPDCTKLLGPIVPETVVPNGSRVPGTPYVLDPVQGAFNIGCMIRWLDYNDTWLAAEWGHPSDNLGGILAVADYICRQNVAEGKSALTVKDVLEAMIKAHEIQGVLALENSLNRVGLDHVLFVKVATTAVVTKMLGGRAEEITNALSNAWIDNSSLRTYRQAPNTGSRKSWAAGDATSRGVYLAMMAVKGEMGYSSALSAPGWGFQDVLFNKKELKLGRPLSSYVMENVLFKVSYPAEFHAQTAAECAVQLHSQVKDRLDDIDSITITTHESAIRIIDKKGPLHNPADRDHCLQYITAIGLLKGDIKAEHYEDGVALDTNIDRLRDKMVVLENEQYSRDYLEPSKRSIANAVQVHFKDGSSTENVAIEYPLGHRFRREEAIPKIKEKFSSNIKNHFPRKQTQRIEDVCYDQETLEKMSVKKFVDLFLV from the coding sequence TTGCTACAACTTAATGAACAAACCAATGTAGACCGTTTATTAGAGGAAATTACTGACTATGTACTGCATGAAGAGATTACTAGCTCAGAGGCGTTTGATACTGCTCGTTATGTTTTGCTTGATACCCTTGGCTGTGGAGTTCTTGCATTAGACTATCCAGATTGCACGAAATTGTTAGGACCAATCGTACCTGAAACGGTTGTACCCAATGGTAGTCGAGTTCCAGGAACGCCGTATGTACTAGACCCCGTTCAAGGAGCTTTTAATATTGGCTGTATGATTCGCTGGCTTGATTATAACGACACATGGCTAGCAGCAGAGTGGGGGCACCCATCTGATAACCTTGGTGGTATTTTAGCTGTGGCAGACTACATTTGCCGACAGAATGTAGCAGAGGGTAAAAGTGCGCTAACAGTGAAAGACGTGTTAGAGGCGATGATTAAGGCACATGAAATTCAAGGTGTGCTTGCTTTAGAAAATAGTTTAAATCGAGTTGGTTTGGATCACGTGCTATTTGTCAAGGTTGCGACGACAGCGGTGGTCACGAAAATGTTAGGTGGTCGTGCTGAGGAAATTACGAACGCACTATCTAACGCGTGGATAGACAATTCCAGCTTACGTACGTACAGGCAGGCTCCAAACACGGGATCACGTAAGTCGTGGGCAGCAGGTGACGCTACGAGCAGAGGTGTTTACTTAGCGATGATGGCTGTAAAGGGAGAAATGGGGTATTCATCTGCACTTTCAGCTCCAGGATGGGGCTTTCAAGATGTATTATTCAATAAAAAAGAATTGAAGCTCGGTCGTCCTTTAAGCTCCTATGTAATGGAAAATGTGTTGTTTAAAGTGTCCTATCCAGCAGAATTTCATGCACAAACGGCTGCAGAATGTGCTGTACAGCTTCACTCACAAGTGAAAGATCGTCTTGATGATATTGATAGCATTACGATCACGACACATGAATCTGCTATCCGTATTATTGATAAAAAAGGACCACTCCACAATCCGGCCGATCGCGACCACTGCTTACAGTACATTACCGCAATCGGCTTGTTGAAAGGGGATATTAAAGCCGAGCATTATGAGGATGGTGTAGCTTTAGATACTAACATTGATCGTTTAAGGGATAAAATGGTCGTTTTAGAAAATGAACAGTACAGTCGTGATTACCTTGAACCGAGCAAGCGCTCAATCGCCAATGCCGTTCAGGTTCATTTTAAAGATGGAAGTTCAACTGAAAATGTGGCAATTGAATACCCGCTAGGTCACCGCTTCCGTAGGGAAGAAGCCATTCCTAAGATTAAAGAGAAATTTTCTAGTAATATAAAAAATCATTTTCCAAGGAAACAGACACAAAGGATTGAAGATGTTTGTTATGACCAAGAAACATTAGAAAAAATGAGTGTTAAAAAATTTGTCGATTTGTTCTTAGTTTAA
- the mmgD gene encoding citrate synthase produces the protein MESKVEYSPGLEGVVAAETEISLLDTVQGKIVIQGYDLIELSQTKEYLDVVHLLLEKTLPMNDEKKAVQEVLKKEYELPRGVLDGFKLLPEQTHPMDGLRTGISALAGYDNQLEDRSLTVNRDRAYKLLGKVPNIVSNSYRIINKNEPVAPLQSLSYSANFFYMLTGKKPTSLEEQIFDKSLVLYSEHEMPNSTFTARVISSTNADLYGALTGAVSSLKGNLHGGANEAVMYMLLQVETVEQFEELLERKLFKKERIMGFGHRVYMKKMDPRALMMKEALKQLCEVKGNNLLYQMCEAGEKVMEREKGLYPNLDYYAAPVYWMLGIPIPLYTPIFFSARTIGLCAHVIEQHNNNRLFRPRVLYTGKQHVCND, from the coding sequence ATGGAATCTAAAGTGGAGTATTCTCCAGGACTTGAAGGGGTAGTTGCTGCAGAAACAGAAATCTCTCTTTTAGATACAGTGCAAGGGAAAATTGTCATTCAGGGGTATGATCTTATTGAGCTTTCTCAAACAAAGGAGTATTTGGATGTCGTCCATCTTTTACTTGAAAAGACACTTCCTATGAACGATGAAAAGAAAGCTGTGCAAGAGGTGTTAAAGAAGGAGTATGAGCTGCCGCGAGGAGTGTTGGACGGCTTTAAGCTTTTGCCAGAGCAAACGCACCCAATGGACGGGCTACGTACAGGGATATCTGCTCTTGCAGGTTACGACAACCAACTGGAGGACCGTTCTTTAACAGTGAATAGGGATCGAGCTTATAAACTACTAGGGAAGGTTCCAAACATCGTTAGTAACAGTTATCGGATCATTAATAAAAATGAACCCGTAGCTCCACTTCAGAGCTTGTCGTATAGTGCCAATTTCTTTTATATGCTTACGGGAAAGAAGCCAACGTCATTAGAAGAACAAATCTTTGATAAGTCTCTTGTTTTATATAGTGAACATGAGATGCCTAATTCCACGTTTACTGCAAGAGTCATTTCTTCCACAAACGCTGATTTGTATGGGGCACTGACAGGGGCAGTGTCTTCATTGAAAGGGAACTTACATGGTGGTGCAAATGAAGCAGTCATGTATATGCTGCTTCAGGTGGAAACGGTAGAGCAGTTTGAGGAATTGTTGGAACGAAAGTTATTTAAAAAAGAACGGATTATGGGTTTTGGACATCGTGTATATATGAAGAAAATGGACCCAAGAGCACTTATGATGAAGGAAGCGTTAAAGCAATTGTGTGAAGTGAAAGGTAACAATTTGCTTTACCAGATGTGTGAAGCAGGAGAAAAGGTTATGGAAAGAGAAAAAGGGCTTTATCCGAATTTGGATTATTATGCAGCTCCTGTATATTGGATGCTTGGAATTCCGATTCCATTGTATACACCTATCTTCTTCAGTGCTAGAACGATAGGGTTATGTGCTCACGTGATTGAACAGCACAACAATAATCGACTGTTCCGTCCGCGTGTACTTTATACAGGAAAACAACATGTCTGCAACGATTGA
- the smpB gene encoding SsrA-binding protein SmpB, with protein sequence MAREGKLVAQNKKARHDYHIEETYEAGIVLTGTEIKSIRAGRLNLKDSFARISNGEAWIHNMHISHYEQGNRYNHDPVRTRKLLMHRKQINQLIGMTKEKGYTLVPLKVYLKGGFAKVLIGLGKGKKKYDKREDLKKKAAKRDIERAFKDHQLGR encoded by the coding sequence ATGGCTAGAGAAGGTAAATTAGTCGCTCAAAATAAAAAAGCAAGACACGATTATCATATTGAAGAAACGTATGAAGCAGGCATTGTACTGACAGGAACCGAGATTAAGTCGATTCGTGCTGGCAGATTGAACCTAAAGGATTCCTTTGCCCGAATAAGTAACGGTGAAGCGTGGATTCATAACATGCACATTAGCCACTACGAGCAAGGAAACCGCTATAATCACGATCCAGTAAGAACGCGGAAATTGCTCATGCACCGAAAGCAAATCAACCAGCTTATCGGTATGACAAAAGAAAAAGGCTATACACTCGTTCCGCTGAAGGTCTACCTAAAAGGTGGATTTGCGAAAGTCTTAATCGGTCTTGGAAAAGGGAAAAAGAAATACGATAAACGTGAGGATCTAAAGAAAAAAGCAGCGAAACGTGATATCGAACGTGCATTTAAGGACCATCAGTTAGGACGCTAA
- the rnr gene encoding ribonuclease R — translation MTELTKEFVLNYMKEEADKPLSIKDLEEALEVSDSSQFKAFVKLLNELEEEGELVRTRSNRYGLPDRMNLIRGTVIMHPKGFAFVRTEEGFDDIYVSGADMNNAMNKDKVLVRLHSNSSGSKPEGTIIRILERGVKQTVGTYVDDKHYGFVVADDKRIPHDIFIPKKKEGGAVDGHKVVVEITKYPEGRMSAEGEVIEILGHKNDPGVDILSIIHKHGLPGEFPQEVIDHAHSVPDEISPDEINHRKDLRDKTIVTIDGADAKDLDDAVRVEKLDNGNYILGVYIADVSHYVKEGSPIDAEAYERATSCYLVDRVIPMIPHRLSNGICSLNPQVDRLTLGCEMEISPQGEVVNHEIFESVIKTTERMTYTDVRKILQEEDEEVTKRYESLVPFFKQMEELAAILRKKRFDRGAIDFDFKEAKVLVDEDGKPTDVVLRDRSVAEKLIEEFMLAANETIAEHFHWLKLPFVYRIHEDPDEEKLNKFLEFITNFGYVVKGSANTVHPRAMQDILDAAKGEPEEAVISTVMLRSMRQAKYDPDNVGHFGLSADFYTHFTSPIRRYPDLIVHRLIRTYLFEKKTDERIQAYWEEKLPTLTDHTSELERRAEDASRETDELKKVQYMEDKVGEEYEGIISGVTGFGLFVELPNTIEGLVHVSYLTDDYYHYDEKQYAMIGERTGKVFRIGDQIDIRVINVNVEERIIDFEIVGMKERKAKKKDAPKVIEGGKRQSRKKGKDGLKLGDKGKNGKRKGDGGKDKPFYDRAPKGTGKKKKKKRK, via the coding sequence ATGACAGAACTAACAAAAGAATTTGTACTTAATTACATGAAAGAAGAAGCGGACAAACCTCTATCTATCAAAGATCTTGAAGAAGCACTAGAAGTGTCAGACTCCAGCCAATTCAAGGCTTTTGTCAAACTTTTAAATGAATTGGAGGAAGAAGGGGAGCTCGTTCGCACTCGCAGTAATCGATATGGCCTACCTGACAGAATGAACCTCATCCGCGGGACCGTCATTATGCATCCTAAAGGTTTTGCCTTTGTACGTACAGAAGAAGGCTTTGATGATATTTACGTTTCAGGCGCTGATATGAACAATGCCATGAACAAGGACAAAGTACTCGTCCGTCTTCATTCTAATTCAAGTGGATCCAAACCTGAAGGTACGATTATCCGCATTTTAGAGCGTGGTGTAAAACAAACGGTTGGAACCTATGTAGATGACAAGCATTACGGGTTTGTAGTAGCAGATGATAAACGTATTCCGCATGATATTTTTATTCCAAAGAAAAAAGAAGGCGGAGCCGTTGACGGCCACAAAGTAGTTGTCGAAATTACGAAATATCCTGAGGGCCGGATGAGTGCAGAGGGAGAAGTTATTGAAATTCTCGGTCATAAAAACGACCCGGGCGTCGATATTTTATCGATCATCCATAAGCACGGTCTTCCAGGAGAGTTTCCTCAGGAAGTCATCGATCACGCGCATTCGGTTCCAGATGAAATCAGTCCCGACGAGATTAACCATCGTAAAGATTTGCGGGACAAAACCATTGTGACTATCGATGGTGCAGATGCTAAAGATTTAGATGACGCGGTCCGAGTCGAGAAGCTAGATAACGGAAATTATATACTAGGCGTCTACATTGCCGATGTTTCACATTATGTAAAGGAAGGCTCTCCAATTGATGCGGAAGCTTATGAACGTGCGACGAGCTGCTACTTAGTAGATCGTGTGATTCCGATGATTCCGCACAGACTATCAAACGGAATTTGCTCTCTGAATCCGCAAGTGGACAGGCTTACACTCGGCTGTGAGATGGAAATTTCCCCTCAAGGAGAAGTCGTCAACCATGAAATTTTTGAGAGCGTTATTAAAACAACGGAACGAATGACATACACAGATGTACGAAAAATTCTTCAAGAAGAAGATGAAGAAGTGACGAAGCGTTATGAATCTCTCGTCCCTTTCTTCAAACAAATGGAAGAGCTTGCTGCTATTTTACGAAAAAAACGGTTTGATCGTGGTGCGATTGACTTTGATTTTAAAGAAGCGAAAGTTCTTGTAGACGAAGACGGGAAACCGACAGATGTGGTCCTTCGTGATCGTTCCGTTGCGGAAAAATTAATTGAAGAATTCATGCTCGCTGCAAACGAAACAATTGCTGAGCATTTTCATTGGCTAAAACTTCCATTTGTTTATCGAATACATGAAGATCCCGATGAGGAGAAGTTGAACAAATTTCTCGAATTCATCACGAACTTCGGGTACGTCGTGAAAGGAAGTGCCAACACGGTTCACCCTCGAGCGATGCAAGATATTCTTGACGCGGCTAAAGGGGAGCCGGAAGAAGCCGTCATTAGTACGGTTATGCTCCGCTCGATGCGTCAAGCAAAGTATGATCCAGATAATGTCGGTCACTTTGGTTTATCAGCCGACTTTTACACACACTTTACATCACCGATTCGCCGTTATCCGGATTTAATAGTCCACCGATTGATTCGTACGTATTTATTCGAAAAGAAAACCGATGAGCGGATTCAGGCCTACTGGGAAGAAAAGCTTCCTACTTTAACCGATCATACTTCTGAATTAGAGCGCCGTGCAGAAGATGCCTCTCGTGAAACCGACGAGCTGAAAAAAGTTCAGTACATGGAAGATAAAGTCGGTGAAGAATATGAAGGGATTATTAGTGGTGTTACAGGATTTGGCTTGTTTGTTGAATTGCCGAACACGATCGAAGGCCTTGTTCACGTAAGTTACTTAACTGACGATTATTATCATTACGACGAAAAACAATACGCGATGATTGGAGAGCGTACCGGTAAGGTGTTTAGAATCGGTGATCAAATCGACATTCGCGTCATTAATGTCAATGTAGAGGAACGAATCATTGACTTTGAAATCGTCGGGATGAAGGAGCGTAAAGCGAAGAAGAAAGATGCGCCGAAAGTCATCGAAGGCGGGAAGCGTCAATCTCGTAAAAAAGGAAAAGATGGATTGAAGCTTGGTGACAAAGGCAAAAACGGTAAGCGTAAAGGCGACGGTGGAAAAGATAAGCCGTTTTACGATCGAGCCCCGAAAGGTACAGGAAAAAAGAAGAAAAAGAAACGAAAATAG
- a CDS encoding alpha/beta hydrolase, whose protein sequence is MKISQPKPFTFEGGDRAVLLLHGFTGNSADVRMLGRYLEKRGYTCHAPQYKGHGVPPEELVHTGPEDWWKDVQEAYDHLKELGYEEIAVAGLSLGGVFSLKIGYTLPIKGIVPMCAPMYIKSEETMYQGVLEYARKYKRYEKKSEEQIEEEMKEFEKTPMNTLKALQELNQEVRENVDMIYAPVFVVQARHDEMIDTDSANIIYNEVESDVKDLKWYEESGHIITLDKEKDELHEDVYQFLEKLDWNV, encoded by the coding sequence ATGAAAATTTCACAACCGAAGCCATTTACATTTGAAGGGGGGGACCGTGCTGTTTTACTTTTGCACGGGTTCACGGGAAACTCTGCAGATGTCCGGATGCTAGGCAGATACTTAGAGAAAAGAGGGTATACGTGCCATGCACCTCAGTATAAAGGACATGGGGTTCCGCCGGAGGAGCTTGTACATACAGGTCCTGAAGACTGGTGGAAGGATGTTCAAGAAGCGTATGATCATTTAAAAGAGTTAGGTTACGAGGAAATTGCAGTGGCTGGACTTTCCTTAGGAGGTGTATTTTCCCTTAAGATTGGGTACACACTACCTATAAAGGGAATTGTGCCGATGTGTGCACCGATGTATATTAAGAGCGAAGAAACGATGTATCAAGGCGTTCTTGAATACGCACGTAAATATAAACGTTATGAAAAAAAGTCAGAAGAGCAAATTGAAGAAGAAATGAAGGAATTTGAAAAGACACCGATGAACACATTAAAAGCGTTGCAAGAATTAAACCAGGAAGTGCGTGAAAATGTTGACATGATTTACGCACCTGTCTTTGTAGTACAAGCTAGGCACGATGAAATGATCGACACAGATAGTGCAAACATCATTTATAACGAAGTGGAGTCCGACGTGAAAGATTTAAAATGGTATGAAGAATCTGGCCACATCATTACGTTGGATAAAGAAAAGGACGAGTTGCATGAAGACGTGTATCAGTTTCTTGAGAAGCTGGACTGGAATGTTTAA
- the secG gene encoding preprotein translocase subunit SecG has translation MLAVTSVFLVIVSIMLITVVLLQSGRSAGLSGAISGGAEQLMGKQKARGLEAFLSKSTVVLAVLFFLLTIAVAFYM, from the coding sequence TTGTTAGCTGTCACATCGGTTTTTCTTGTTATTGTCTCCATTATGCTCATTACAGTTGTATTGTTACAATCTGGACGTAGCGCAGGCCTTTCTGGAGCAATCTCTGGTGGTGCTGAGCAGTTAATGGGTAAACAAAAAGCACGCGGCTTGGAAGCTTTCTTAAGCAAGTCTACCGTCGTTCTTGCTGTATTGTTTTTCCTTTTAACAATTGCTGTTGCATTTTACATGTAA